One Chitinivibrionales bacterium genomic region harbors:
- a CDS encoding DUF4388 domain-containing protein, which yields MESHQFPSVNKLPACGGDAGAPRPQKARPYPSLQGRFDAGSAIDLLLFLVQTAKTGRLIVTPSGKPITDASCTILMREGKIVHAEFDNCRGHQALWKALNIPEGMFLFYCGDLDKSKTIDENPMSLLLEACRRYDEAAMGLGAAEFTSAPDAVKGPAPARAAATRGAALGSTKS from the coding sequence ATGGAATCCCATCAATTCCCATCAGTCAACAAGTTGCCGGCGTGTGGCGGCGACGCCGGCGCGCCTCGGCCGCAAAAAGCCCGGCCGTACCCCAGTCTCCAGGGCCGTTTTGACGCGGGCAGCGCCATCGACCTGCTCCTGTTTCTCGTGCAGACCGCAAAGACCGGCAGGCTGATCGTGACGCCGTCGGGCAAACCGATAACCGACGCTTCCTGCACCATTCTCATGCGTGAAGGGAAGATCGTGCATGCCGAATTCGACAATTGCCGCGGCCATCAGGCCCTGTGGAAGGCGCTTAACATTCCGGAGGGAATGTTTCTGTTTTATTGCGGTGATTTGGATAAATCGAAGACCATCGATGAGAACCCCATGTCGCTTTTATTGGAAGCATGCCGACGGTACGATGAGGCGGCAATGGGGCTCGGTGCAGCCGAATTCACCAGTGCACCTGATGCGGTGAAAGGCCCTGCCCCGGCGAGGGCTGCGGCGACGCGAGGTGCCGCTTTGGGTTCCACCAAAAGCTGA
- a CDS encoding inorganic phosphate transporter: MISSFSLVVVIVIIALLFDFVNGFHDAANAIATVVVTRTLTPGQAVLMAGLANFIGYFTFGVAIAKTVGKGIVHIDHVTLTVVLAALCGAIIWNIITWLIGLPTSSSHALIGGLVGSGVAAAGVHVVIWSGVLKIVLFIVFAPFIGMLGAVIFTLVIFWIFRRASYSGSSRIFKYMQLVSSLWYSVGHGTNDAQKTMGVIALALFTGGATQTFELHGWVVFSCYTAIALGTIFGGWRIVKTMGTKISKIHAMEGFCAESAAALVLLGTAHFGIPVSTTHVIAGSIMGVGTVEQAAKVRWITARKILYAWLLTIPVAAFIAAISYFALAPVVGK; encoded by the coding sequence GTGATCAGCTCGTTTTCACTCGTGGTTGTCATCGTCATCATCGCGCTGCTGTTCGACTTTGTCAACGGGTTCCACGACGCCGCCAACGCCATCGCCACCGTGGTGGTGACGCGCACGCTCACGCCCGGCCAGGCCGTGCTCATGGCGGGGCTCGCCAATTTCATCGGTTATTTCACCTTCGGGGTCGCCATCGCCAAGACCGTGGGCAAAGGCATTGTCCACATCGACCACGTGACCCTCACCGTGGTGCTCGCCGCGCTCTGCGGCGCGATTATCTGGAACATCATCACCTGGCTCATCGGTCTTCCCACGTCGAGCAGCCACGCGCTCATCGGCGGGCTCGTGGGCAGCGGCGTTGCCGCGGCCGGCGTGCACGTCGTCATTTGGAGCGGCGTGCTCAAGATCGTGCTCTTCATCGTGTTCGCGCCGTTCATCGGCATGCTGGGCGCCGTCATTTTCACGCTTGTTATTTTCTGGATATTCAGGCGCGCGAGCTATTCTGGTTCGTCAAGGATCTTTAAGTATATGCAGCTCGTGTCGTCGCTGTGGTACAGCGTGGGCCACGGCACCAACGACGCACAGAAGACCATGGGCGTGATCGCGCTCGCGCTGTTCACGGGCGGGGCAACGCAAACCTTTGAGCTCCATGGGTGGGTGGTATTTTCCTGCTATACGGCCATCGCGCTCGGCACCATTTTCGGCGGGTGGCGCATTGTCAAGACCATGGGGACCAAGATCTCCAAGATCCATGCCATGGAGGGCTTCTGCGCCGAGAGCGCGGCCGCGCTCGTGCTGCTCGGCACCGCGCATTTCGGCATCCCGGTGAGCACCACGCACGTGATCGCGGGCTCCATCATGGGCGTGGGTACCGTTGAACAGGCGGCCAAGGTGCGGTGGATCACGGCGCGCAAAATTTTATACGCCTGGCTGCTCACCATCCCCGTTGCGGCGTTTATCGCCGCGATCTCGTATTTCGCGCTGGCGCCGGTGGTGGGGAAATAA
- a CDS encoding DUF47 family protein, whose amino-acid sequence MNILDLLLPRETKFFNYMEQQVEFLIKGCQTFKELVGKIETMSEDAIKKELLVIKDCESKGDDVEHLIIEELDKTFITPIDREDIHTLAINVDRALDILNSISRKIEIYRIRQVPANVWKFADIIVKIAAQMKLAVCHLRNRKGIQDIAKQMHELEIQADELFHESMAELFNAKDPIHIIKFKEVYEHLENVVDAVDYVGKIVRGIKVKQG is encoded by the coding sequence ATGAACATACTCGACCTCCTGCTTCCCCGCGAAACGAAATTCTTCAATTACATGGAACAGCAGGTGGAATTCCTCATCAAGGGGTGCCAGACCTTCAAGGAACTGGTGGGGAAGATCGAGACGATGTCGGAGGACGCGATAAAAAAGGAGCTGCTGGTCATCAAGGACTGCGAGTCAAAGGGCGACGACGTTGAACACCTGATCATCGAGGAGCTCGACAAGACGTTCATCACGCCGATCGACCGGGAAGACATCCACACGCTCGCCATCAACGTCGACCGCGCGCTCGATATTTTAAACAGCATCTCGCGGAAGATCGAAATTTACCGGATCCGGCAGGTGCCCGCCAACGTGTGGAAGTTCGCCGACATCATTGTGAAAATCGCCGCGCAGATGAAGCTGGCCGTCTGCCATCTGAGAAACCGAAAGGGCATCCAGGACATCGCCAAACAGATGCACGAGCTCGAAATCCAGGCCGACGAGTTGTTCCACGAGAGCATGGCCGAACTCTTCAACGCGAAAGACCCCATACACATCATCAAGTTCAAGGAAGTGTACGAACACCTCGAGAACGTCGTGGACGCCGTGGACTACGTGGGCAAGATCGTGCGCGGCATAAAGGTGAAGCAGGGCTAG
- a CDS encoding UPF0182 family protein, with product MPSQRKIRHLGWWIAAIVVLLVVVFAKNIVMFVTDYFWYRELGYAQVLVKMVLSQAGVSAVAGLVAFIVIYGNLLLAQKLSKPLSFTARTPWTPYIEAYGIMPFVKYVLPLAAVAAAFFIGSVASGYWDLFLKFKGAVPFGTADPLLGKDIGFYVFKLPFYRLLYNGGLAICLLSLAGSFIVYFLRQNITFTGRWVKAAGAAKAHILVLTGLAVASLYFLFQFRMYDMLNGVGRIVNGAGYADIHFYLPFLRLMRYISLAAALLVWLNLWTKTLRFAIGGILLVFLMYLIGRGASGIVQQVVVLPNEVNKESPYIKWSIQNTRAAYNLDVIEEKHFSPTDNLTAELVRKNDLTVKNIRLWDNAPLLTTFSQLQEIRTYYKFLDVDNDRYLINGKYRQVMLSSRELVASSLQNRNWINEHFSFTHGIGLCMGPVNNVTSEGLPEFFVENIPPVGSADIKVTRPEIYYGEADADYAIVKTRFKEFDYPSGDQNVYTEYKGTGGVTMGGALKKLLFVTRFNELKIFLSTDITADSRILYYRKIGERVKKAMPFLEYDSDPYMVIAKDGRLVWFIDAYTTTAAYPYSAYVRGVGNYIRNSVKVTVDAYNGTVSYWVADPRDPIIKAYGRIFPNVFRPIAEMPVDLRSHIRYPQSLFGIQAKVYALYHMTDPQVFYNKEDLWKIPESFSEGETKQMSPYFTIMKLAEVGTQEEFILMVPFSPAKKENMIAWLAARCDEPNYGKLLVFNFPKQQLVYGPSQIESRINQDPDISKQITLWNQGGSRVIWGSLLVIPVEQSLLYVQPLYLAAENGGVPELKRVIVSYGNSIAMEETLEKSLNAIFGGLTQAQQAIAPPQQPGAPVGEPESASVKKLVAEANRQFEMAQQELAKKNWAGYGAAMDEVQRILKEMGSKVK from the coding sequence ATGCCTTCACAAAGGAAAATCAGGCACCTCGGATGGTGGATCGCGGCCATCGTGGTTCTGCTCGTCGTGGTGTTTGCCAAGAACATCGTGATGTTCGTCACCGATTATTTCTGGTACCGGGAGCTCGGATACGCTCAGGTCCTCGTTAAAATGGTCCTGTCGCAGGCGGGCGTTTCGGCGGTCGCCGGACTTGTGGCGTTTATCGTGATCTACGGCAACCTCCTGCTCGCGCAGAAGCTGTCAAAGCCGCTCTCATTCACGGCACGAACGCCCTGGACGCCGTACATCGAGGCGTACGGCATAATGCCGTTTGTCAAATACGTGCTGCCCCTTGCCGCGGTCGCGGCCGCTTTTTTCATCGGCAGCGTCGCCAGCGGGTACTGGGACCTCTTTCTCAAGTTCAAGGGCGCGGTACCGTTCGGCACGGCCGACCCGCTTCTGGGCAAGGACATCGGGTTCTACGTGTTCAAGCTGCCGTTTTACCGGCTCCTCTATAATGGCGGCCTCGCCATATGCCTGCTGTCGCTGGCGGGAAGCTTTATCGTTTATTTTTTGCGGCAGAACATCACGTTCACCGGCCGGTGGGTCAAGGCGGCGGGTGCCGCCAAGGCGCACATTCTCGTCCTCACCGGGCTGGCCGTGGCGTCGCTGTATTTTCTGTTCCAGTTCCGCATGTACGACATGTTGAACGGCGTCGGACGCATCGTCAACGGCGCCGGCTATGCCGATATCCATTTCTACCTGCCGTTTCTCAGGCTCATGCGCTACATCTCCCTGGCGGCCGCGCTTCTCGTGTGGCTCAACCTCTGGACCAAGACACTCAGGTTCGCCATCGGCGGCATCCTGCTCGTGTTCCTCATGTACCTCATCGGCCGGGGCGCGAGCGGCATCGTGCAGCAGGTGGTGGTTCTGCCCAACGAGGTGAACAAGGAGTCGCCGTACATCAAATGGAGCATCCAGAACACGCGCGCCGCGTACAACCTCGACGTCATAGAAGAAAAGCATTTTTCGCCCACCGACAACCTCACGGCCGAGCTCGTGCGCAAGAACGACCTCACGGTGAAAAATATCCGTTTGTGGGACAACGCGCCGCTGCTCACCACGTTCTCCCAGCTCCAGGAGATCCGCACCTATTACAAGTTCCTCGACGTGGACAACGACCGGTACTTGATAAACGGCAAATACCGGCAGGTGATGCTGTCGTCGCGCGAGCTCGTGGCGTCGAGCCTCCAGAACCGCAACTGGATCAACGAGCATTTCTCGTTCACCCACGGCATCGGCCTGTGCATGGGGCCGGTGAACAACGTCACCAGCGAGGGACTGCCCGAGTTTTTCGTCGAGAACATCCCGCCGGTGGGAAGCGCCGACATCAAGGTGACGAGGCCCGAGATCTACTACGGCGAAGCCGACGCCGATTACGCAATTGTCAAGACACGGTTCAAGGAGTTCGACTACCCGTCGGGCGACCAGAACGTCTATACCGAATACAAGGGAACGGGCGGCGTCACCATGGGCGGCGCGCTCAAGAAGCTCCTGTTTGTGACCAGGTTCAACGAGCTCAAGATTTTCCTCTCCACCGACATCACCGCGGACAGCAGGATTTTATACTACCGTAAAATAGGCGAGCGCGTGAAAAAGGCCATGCCGTTCCTCGAGTACGATTCAGACCCGTACATGGTGATCGCGAAGGACGGCAGGCTCGTGTGGTTCATCGATGCCTACACCACCACCGCGGCCTACCCGTATTCGGCGTACGTGCGCGGCGTGGGCAACTACATCCGCAATTCGGTGAAGGTGACGGTCGACGCATACAACGGCACCGTGTCGTACTGGGTGGCCGACCCCAGGGACCCGATCATCAAGGCGTACGGCCGGATCTTCCCGAACGTGTTCAGGCCCATTGCGGAAATGCCCGTCGACCTCCGCTCCCACATCCGTTACCCGCAGTCGCTGTTCGGCATCCAGGCAAAGGTGTACGCGCTGTACCACATGACCGACCCGCAGGTGTTTTACAACAAGGAAGACCTGTGGAAGATCCCGGAGAGCTTTTCGGAGGGCGAAACCAAGCAGATGTCGCCGTACTTCACCATCATGAAGCTCGCCGAGGTGGGAACGCAGGAGGAGTTCATCCTCATGGTGCCGTTCTCGCCCGCCAAGAAGGAGAACATGATCGCGTGGCTCGCGGCGCGGTGCGACGAGCCCAACTACGGCAAGCTGCTCGTGTTCAATTTTCCCAAACAGCAACTGGTGTACGGTCCGAGCCAGATCGAATCGCGCATCAACCAGGACCCCGACATCTCCAAGCAGATCACGCTGTGGAACCAAGGCGGCTCGCGCGTGATATGGGGGAGCCTGCTCGTGATCCCGGTGGAGCAGTCGCTTTTGTACGTCCAGCCGCTGTACCTCGCGGCGGAGAACGGCGGCGTTCCCGAGCTGAAACGGGTGATCGTGTCGTACGGCAACTCAATCGCCATGGAGGAGACGCTCGAGAAGTCCCTGAACGCGATCTTCGGAGGCTTGACGCAGGCCCAGCAGGCCATTGCGCCCCCGCAGCAGCCGGGCGCCCCGGTCGGGGAACCGGAATCCGCATCTGTAAAGAAGCTCGTCGCCGAGGCCAACCGCCAGTTCGAAATGGCGCAGCAGGAATTGGCAAAGAAGAACTGGGCGGGATATGGAGCGGCGATGGATGAGGTGCAGAGAATATTGAAAGAAATGGGCAGTAAAGTTAAATAA